CAAAAATAATTATGAAAAATCTTTTCATTGAACCACCTGCAATTAGTCAGTTTGGCAATCAAAGAATTATGGGAGGATTCGGTGCTAATAAAGCTGATTTTGCTTGGCCACCATTAGATTTAATGACTATATCTGGTTGCCTTAAACACAATGGTTTTGATTCTGCTATCTATGATTTAAATAATACTAAAAAAAAATTTCAAGATATTTATCAAATAATTAAAAAAGAAAAACCAAGGATGGTTGTTTTTTCCACTTCAATCACAACAATTTACGATGATTTGAAAATTGCCAATATCGTTAAAGAAATCTCTAAAGATATTATTACTGTAGCTATAGGTGTGCATGTTATGGGAATTCCAAAAGAAATCTTAAAATATAATAAAAATTTAGATGTCGCTGTATATAATGAACCTGAATTAGTAATATTGAATCTTATTAAAAATAAATATAATCCAACCAATGTCCTTGGTATATGCTATCGCGATAAATATGGTAGAATACAACAAAATGCGGCTCAGCCCAATATTGAAAATTTAGAGGATTTAGGAATGCCTTCTCATGATAAAATACCTATTCATATCTACCGCAACCCTGTTGCTAAACGACAGCCGTTAGCGATAATTATGGCGAACAGAGGATGTGTTGGACAATGCACATTCTGCTGTCAACCTTATTTTTGGGGCAAGTACAGAACACGTAGCGTTAAACATGTTATTCAAGAATTAAAATGGATTCAACAGTTAGGATATAGGGAAGTTTTCTGGAACGACGCAAGATTAACATCAAACCTAAAATGGACACATGAATTAATGGA
This Patescibacteria group bacterium DNA region includes the following protein-coding sequences:
- a CDS encoding B12-binding domain-containing radical SAM protein; the protein is KIIMKNLFIEPPAISQFGNQRIMGGFGANKADFAWPPLDLMTISGCLKHNGFDSAIYDLNNTKKKFQDIYQIIKKEKPRMVVFSTSITTIYDDLKIANIVKEISKDIITVAIGVHVMGIPKEILKYNKNLDVAVYNEPELVILNLIKNKYNPTNVLGICYRDKYGRIQQNAAQPNIENLEDLGMPSHDKIPIHIYRNPVAKRQPLAIIMANRGCVGQCTFCCQPYFWGKYRTRSVKHVIQELKWIQQLGYREVFWNDARLTSNLKWTHELMDEMIKNKIDLTWSCNDHANGLSRDLELLKKMKKAGCYIIHIGMESANHQILKNIKKGITLDQVRSAITMVKSVGIETMLFLILGLPGETKKTMTETIEFAKSVDVDYITLGIAQPCLGTPFYDYLVQNKYLKTRDWNQYDPSKPPVYDYPHLSSEEIFQAHYEGLRSFYLRPSYILKRALKIRSFHDLKSNFKNFVGFIHRYVWLNRPIKK